The Plasmodium yoelii strain 17X genome assembly, chromosome: 14 DNA segment AAACTTATCCTTCTATTTgctatttttaatatgtttaaaattatttgaacGTATAAAAAAACTCGTTTGCTCCTCATTTTGTGAGaagaatttaaaataaattttaagataaaacaaaattataaacacATTATGTTAATAATGTGCCAATAGTCATAGTAGTATTCCTATCCCTAATAAGATTGGTGACAATAGTGTTCATTTATTCTTCACTTattcttcatttatttattaaatcaaaaaatcGTAAATCTAATATTCacgattaaaaaaaaaaaacatttacacgacattacaaaaaaaaatctaaaaaatCAATAATTTGTGGTCTTATATACCTATATTTGTCATTGTACTGATTAGAAAAGCGAATTGATCAATTTTTCCTTCGCTTCTTATATGTATGGTTTTCCACATTACTTtttatagacatttttttaatttgctCTTGTTCTTCTTCTGTTcgttcttctttttttttattaatatttttatataaatgaaattctttttcattttttatattttcatttttatagcTTTTCCAACTGTTTACTCTTTCGTCACGTCTTTCTGCCCATAATTTTTGTTCCTCTTCTTTTTTGAGTTCTTCTCTTAATCtttcttcttctttttccTGAACATATTTCAAATTAGCTAGTTTACATTTTTGAGCATATtcaaatttttctttttgttttttaagtAAAACTTCGCATTCTTCATTAATCAATTGCTGTATCTCTTTAGTAATTTCATATTCTTCTTCTTCTATATTTagatattcatttatatcatttttttttttttttaaatttaatttttttactatatttttttttgcaactTCATAAACACTTTTATATTGTTCCTTAATATCATCTCTCTTTAAATCTTCATATGCTGTATTTAAAATGTGAAACGCTTCATTTGCCTTTTCAAGTTTACATTTATCGGGGTGAATAAGAATTGATAATTGTCTAtatctattttttataatatcaagatttatattttgatgtATTCCAAGTATTTCAAATGGTGAACTATTCTTATTCGATAATATTCTATTTATTTCCTTTTCAGcatcttctttttttagCTTATTTGTTTCTTTGGGGATATTTTGATTTGATGAAATGCTTTCAACGtcttttaaaaaatcttCAAATAATTCGTCGAGTTGagaatcattaatattatcccCCTCGTCATTAGAAGCAGGtttttcatttctttctTCATCAtgtttttcatttctttctTCATCAtgtttttcatttctttctTCATCAtgtttttcatttctttctTCATCATGTTTTTCACTTTCTGCATTTAGGTTACTTTCCTTTGTTTGATTCTCCATAtcgattttatttaattttggtacttcattttgtattttattttcaatatcttccttttcattcattttattttttcccccAACATATCACtattcatatatacattacTTATTCGATAAAATTggtgtataaaatataatattttgttgaaaaaaaaatatattgttatataataatgatggtTCTATGAAATGCCtcaaaaaatgattataataaagtgtagcttattttttttttacatattattaaatggatccaaatatatgcatatataggAGAAgtcaaaaattaaaacagtATATACCTATCTATTCATATAAAACTTGaacaaaacaaatataattataaatataagagtagtattgaaaatgttaaaaaaaagtcAAAACATGTGCTTATAAATtagtattatataattttataaggACTCggtatatatatcataaaaaaatatatacaaattagcAATCATATTCTATGTAGTATAAATGTATGCATATTTTGGTAATTATCATATGTAcagcaaaaaatatatgatgaaatatattaaatatagaagaatgggattatatgtatataattaaaaatgtatacaaCAATTAAACTTgcataagtatatataaatacatgtttttatgcttttttttatatgattcaCTAAAacattgttatatattttacattgAGGAGACAGAAAAAAACGTATAAGGAGATACAGAAAATGTTCCATTCCGTTGTtttgaataataaatatagttGCAACAAATTtaagaatattttattaatttttcatgCCAATTTTAAACATTCCATTTTCTCTAATAATGAGAATAAACATATACACAATGTGAGTAAAATTAATAgcatattttatgaaaataaaaacaaaattttaaAGGGCtatactaataaaaatatatcatacaGTAAAATTCACAATAGTAATGAACAGAGTAATACAATTTTTGATACTGTGCAAAATGAAATACACAATAATGAAATAAGTATTGAAGAATTATCATACGAAAATAAAACGGCTATAAATCAGTGTATATCAAATACACAGGAAAGTGATAAAACAGAGAAACAAAATAAACTTAACGAACCAACAAATGTAATAAAAGAAAGTATAAATCCAAAAGAAAAAGATAATGAAActttaatatggaataataaatctGATGAATCTAATGTCAcagaacaaaataaatacacCAAACAAACAGACCATGATAACAAAAATGTTTCAATAGAAGAAGCAATCGAGATTGATAAAGATATAAGAAAAAGTTTAATAGAAGTTTTTAAATACAAGCATTTTACAGAtgttcaaaaaataatatatgaaaatgtaataaaagagaaaaaaaaaaatgatctACTTATTCAAGCAAAAACAGGAACTGGAAAAACTATATCATATTTACTTTTAGTAATTgatgatataataaaaaatagaattATGAGCGTCCATACACTTATAATAGTTCCAACTAGAGAACTAGCAAATCAAATTTATAATGAAgctaaattattattaacttttaaaaataatattaatgttttGACATTAATTGGTGGTGTAAAAAGAAGAGAagatcaaataaatataagaaGAGTTAAACCagatattattatatgtactGTAGGAAGATTGTTAGATCATTTTGaatgtacatatttatttaataccTTATTTGAAAACTTAAAAATGCTAATAATTGATGAAGCGGATCAATTATTAAGTCATGGATATCAAAATGATATAGATAGAATATTAACTTATTTgccacaaaaaaaaagaaatattctTTTATCTGCAACTTTATGtcataatattaatgaaatacgaaaaaaaatgtgtaaaccagattatctttttttaaattgtataaaaGATATTTCAAAACATACTAATGATCAATTAAAACAATAtgttatttttcataaatctATTGATACaactataattttatataatttattagttGAGCATATGAGATTAAATAAGTTTAATTATAAGATTTTAGTTTTTTTCCCAACTGCTCGAGCTACATCATTTTACGCTAATTTATTCAAAAATCAGCTAAAAATATCAGTTTATGAAATACACAGAAAAAAAGAACCTATATATAGGCAAATAACATCAAATAGATTCGCATTAGAATCTGTTGGAATTTTGTTTACATCAGATATAAGTGCACGAGGCATTAATTATCCAAATGTTACATTaattattcaaataaattGTGCCATATCAAGAgaacaatatatacataGAGTTGGACGTACAGCTAGAAGTGATAAGGAAGGTAtcagtattattttattaaatgaagcagatgaattattttatcaacaaataaaagatttaaatatacaaaaattaaacCCAAATGAGTATATCCTAAAAAATGCTAATGTATCAAATTATCTAAACACATGGATGTCAAATACACAGCTTTTATATTTAGCTTATGCATATTATTCATCCTTATTGCGATTTTACAAAACAAAACATACTATACTTAAATTAACTGATGATGAAATCATTGATACAGTTAATAATTCTCTTCTTTCTACTGGCTTAGCTGAACAGCCCCATATTTCAAATCAATTGGCTGTAACATTaaatatgcaaaataatGTGAAACTTAAAATAAGAAAGGATTTGGACGATTTGCTGTTGTAGAAAAAGTAAAAAGATTAAGGGCTTCCGCCAAAAATccatcaaataaatataaaactcAAAGGAATGACAAAACGGGTCAACTACAACAATGATAAAAACAATCAAATAAAAAGTCATCAATCTAAGTTATGTTAAAATGAAATGGAAGATTCCTCAAATGAAAATTTTCTTGTGCCATCAAAAAGGTATAGAAAAATTGGACTCAAATGATGGAATCATTTATGTTTCTTGTTCATTAGTTAGttatttgtttcattttgttcCGCAAAAAATTAGGGGGTGCGATTGAGTTTGCTATTTccatatgtgtatataatgtttttttctataaaaatatatttttttatgttgtaATCATAGCATATTCCATTAAACTCATTTCCATTAATATAAACTGAATTAACAATTTTACCATCTATATTTACTTCTAAAATCTTCCCTTTTTTTTCACACCCACTTAAATCTTTGAGTAAAATTATAAGGTTAGTATTATTTGTACAAATATACACAGGTGAATAATTcccatttaaatataaaaagttcGCTTTCATATATGAATTTCCGTTTTTTATTAATCGTATTATTCGATTTTCTTTAGTTAAACAAgcatatataattgtttttttgttttttttatataaacaaatactattaatatatgaaatgTTTTCAATATTCATTGGAAGCATTGTCTcgatatctttatttatgtaatataaattacttttattttcttcctGCATATTTCCTGAATcaacaatatataaaatgttatctTCTTTATCATACACcaaattatttattcctTTAAATGTATGACCTTCAAACTCATCGGTATATATCTCCATTTTTTTGTCCTTATTTATGACCATCAACCCTCGGGTTACTATGGTAGCGAAAAAGAGAATCAAAAGATAAACATATACATGCCAAAATATAAGCACCATATTAATCATATTATgtatatctatattataataaaatattataatgtgtGCAGAAAAACGTGTACATTACCTGGatcatatatatagaaattaTAATCGTTATCTGATGATAAACATTCTGATGTTAAATCCATATTTACGTATATTTCCTTTTGTACATGAAATTTATTCTTAtgtttttttacatatttttcaattattTCATTATCTTCAACATCCAAATAATCTTTATCACTATCTACTGTTCCTTCTGACGATGTAGAAAAATTGCTATTTTTATCATCCCTTTTGggatttattaatataaactTAAGCATATCGCCATTATCTGAAGTAGCACATAACGATCCATCAACATCTATACATGGTGAATACAAACTATAATCATTTTCATAAAgtatttctatatttatatattttttattttccaaatcatctatattaaatgaattattatcatttattatattatctgaattgtccattttttatatttgtttcctaatatatatttttattattatattgcgTAATATTCTAAAATTTATTCttacgaaaaaaaaacaaaaatatatatacatacacaaTTAcaagaatatttaaaaataatatttcatatataaaagTGGATAGATACAAATAATACTTGTTATGTTTACATTTTCTTTCGAAGTCATAATACAAGAATCACTGTCCAAATACCCATTTTAAATAGGGGGCATGCGACTGTGTACAAGTTATTTCATATTCCTAAGaaattctaataataatattagcattaatagtatatttttcccacgttttttctttttttaattactgTCTTTTACTGTACTTATTTAGAATAACCAAATATTATGCCAAAAAACGACGTAATAATAGTGTTTTTAGAggtattaattataattataaaggtgcaaattagtaaaaaaaaaaaaaatatatataatatttctatGAATATTCTCACACgcaaaatattatatgaattccaaaatataatattgttattaatTCTGGCGAAATATTAGTCACATAAAGCcaatattttaattcatcaaaattaaaagcttcaaaaataaaatatatgaaaatataatatatgaaaatataataacacacaattatatataatataaaatatcaagaattgtatataataataatgttcaaaatataaatgtatttttagtcttacttttatattaattataaaaacttCTTACGAtataagaaataataaataaaattgtgGTTTAACtcatttaattaaaaaaatatttttttctcttttttgtctttcattttttataatatatttttttatgaaaatcaACATCGCTATATGTtcttaatatatacatttttttacgAATATAAGAATCTGAAAAATATCTTACTTCgtcatcatatttttttttttttttccttttttttttattattctgaATATTTCCCTCATTTTGGTGATCTGCATTCCCATTTTCGCTATTTAACCCCACCAAACTTAATATAGAATCTTTGtgtgtataaaataaataagagCAAACTGAGATCAAtgttaacatttttatatattaataatacttATAATTGGTCCCTTTTTCCTATTAGATAATTTGAAAACAAAAACAATGATAAAGACACATCCATGTGCTTATAACATCCATTAGGTCTTcatatacacacatatatactGATATTATTTGTTCATTTATTCATGAACTTATATGTGCAAATtgctttttctttttccaaATGAATGGAGAATTGCTATTCTTTATGCGTTTTTTAAATTACCTTCTACAATCAATACTTTAAactttaataaaaaatttatattgcaTTTGTACCCGAATATAACTAAAGAAAAGTTTTAAGGAggtaatatttataatgcattttatatatatatatattaatttatattttggcAAATATCAGTGTGTTTTCTTTATAACGTAaccaattttattataatgcaACACATACTAATTAATCATTTcccaaatatataaacaaacgaaaaaaaactaaaattgtttataatttactcaaaaacaaaatatatattcaaaataaaaataaaatatatttttttttacatcgcatattatatatataatatatataacaggTAAATTAACTTTCGAATCATTaaaatatacacataatttttcttattttatttttaatgttgtAATTCCCACATATAAACattatttacttttttatattaaaaataattttattaccTTTGCAACATGTTTAAAATTTtggtatatatttaaaatataattaaatatatttttattaaaattttgcATATTTAAAAGTCTTTCAAGtatattactaaaaaaatataaaataaaaacgtAATTAAACACTATAATAGAAAAACAATACAGCTACAGCGAATTTAAACATATACGCATATTTTAATGTTTgacaatatttattttattcgcataaataagtataaaaTCATTTGTCTCAAAAAACAAACTATGCATAAAACaccaaaaaatatgttaCAAAAGGTgtaaattaacaaaattatatgcatatatatttttttttaattataatagaCATATATAACCTCCTTCactgtataaaaaaatatatttatatgtgtgtgctttttaaaattgtttatttcgacacatttttttctcaATTTATCCacatataaatgaatatattttataatcattatcaatgaacaataaaatattggtatcttcaaataaattaataaaaagcTTCATCGTTTGCTTATttacataaaattttatttttctttaaaaataGTAACACAAAAAAACTAATAGCGATTTTCAGTGATAATTAAAAGTATGGTATTCTATTAGGACAATATTAAAACAATACTTCTCCTTAACACCAATATTTCAAATTCCTTCGTCATAAATTTCCTCGTGACCTATATGGGGTGTCTTATCGAGTGGCCTTTCTATGACCCATCTT contains these protein-coding regions:
- a CDS encoding ATP-dependent RNA helicase DBP6, putative — its product is MFHSVVLNNKYSCNKFKNILLIFHANFKHSIFSNNENKHIHNVSKINSIFYENKNKILKGYTNKNISYSKIHNSNEQSNTIFDTVQNEIHNNEISIEELSYENKTAINQCISNTQESDKTEKQNKLNEPTNVIKESINPKEKDNETLIWNNKSDESNVTEQNKYTKQTDHDNKNVSIEEAIEIDKDIRKSLIEVFKYKHFTDVQKIIYENVIKEKKKNDLLIQAKTGTGKTISYLLLVIDDIIKNRIMSVHTLIIVPTRELANQIYNEAKLLLTFKNNINVLTLIGGVKRREDQINIRRVKPDIIICTVGRLLDHFECTYLFNTLFENLKMLIIDEADQLLSHGYQNDIDRILTYLPQKKRNILLSATLCHNINEIRKKMCKPDYLFLNCIKDISKHTNDQLKQYVIFHKSIDTTIILYNLLVEHMRLNKFNYKILVFFPTARATSFYANLFKNQLKISVYEIHRKKEPIYRQITSNRFALESVGILFTSDISARGINYPNVTLIIQINCAISREQYIHRVGRTARSDKEGISIILLNEADELFYQQIKDLNIQKLNPNEYILKNANVSNYLNTWMSNTQLLYLAYAYYSSLLRFYKTKHTILKLTDDEIIDTVNNSLLSTGLAEQPHISNQLAVTLNMQNNVKLKIRKDLDDLLL